One genomic region from Apium graveolens cultivar Ventura unplaced genomic scaffold, ASM990537v1 ctg5309, whole genome shotgun sequence encodes:
- the LOC141702596 gene encoding protein SLENDER RICE1-LIKE 1-like — protein MASSISTKTSSTGGSSMHTAKPPPHHSNDAVLYNTTELSTWVDSLLTEFNQPASHFPSTLNLPYSINPDSVNAWTEPNTTSFYETQQIIEEDSSIRLVHVMMSCADSVQRGNLSLAGALIEELHILLSRVNSEFGFGKVAGYFIDALSRRVFKPLERSHGSAHENEILYHHFYEACPYLKFAHFTSNQAILEAFDGHDCVHVIDFNLMQGLQWPALIQALALRPNGPPILRLTGIGPPSLDGHDPLRETGLRLAHLARSVNVRFAFRGVAASRIDDVKSWMLQVDPKESVAVNCIMQLHKLLDDPSRIDNVLKLIHSLEPKIVTLVEQDTNHNQPEFSDRFREALYYYSTMFDSLEACKGPQKWLAEIHVQREICNVVCCIEMHETLANWKEMMDKNGFTPVYLGTNAYKQASMLLTVFSAQGGYSVDESEGCLKLGWHNRPLIAASAWRPNSKM, from the coding sequence ATGGCATCCTCCATTTCTACTAAAACAAGTAGCACTGGCGGTTCCTCCATGCACACAGCCAAGCCACCTCCACATCACTCAAACGACGCCGTCCTCTACAATACCACCGAGCTTTCCACCTGGGTTGACTCGTTACTCACTGAGTTCAACCAACCCGCATCTCATTTTCCTTCCACATTAAATCTTCCCTACTCAATCAACCCTGATTCAGTTAATGCATGGACTGAACCTAACACGACGTCGTTTTATGAGACTCAGCAAATAATAGAAGAAGATTCGAGTATTCGGCTGGTCCATGTTATGATGTCTTGTGCCGACTCTGTCCAACGTGGCAACCTGTCATTGGCTGGCGCATTAATCGAGGAGTTACACATTTTGTTGTCACGGGTAAACAGTGAGTTTGGGTTCGGTAAGGTGGCTGGCTATTTCATTGACGCGCTGAGCCGCCGAGTTTTCAAGCCGCTAGAACGGAGCCACGGCTCGGCTCACGAAAATGAAATTTTGTATCATCATTTTTATGAAGCTTGCCCTTATCTAAAGTTTGCTCACTTCACTTCAAATCAAGCTATTTTGGAAGCATTTGACGGTCACGATTGTGTCCACGtgattgattttaatttgatGCAAGGTTTGCAATGGCCGGCCTTGATCCAGGCTTTAGCATTACGGCCTAATGGGCCTCCGATACTTCGATTGACCGGTATCGGCCCGCCTTCCTTAGACGGCCATGATCCGCTTCGTGAGACCGGACTCAGATTAGCTCATTTAGCCCGGTCCGTAAATGTTCGATTCGCGTTTCGGGGAGTAGCAGCCTCGAGAATTGATGATGTGAAGTCGTGGATGTTACAAGTTGATCCGAAAGAATCTGTAGCAGTGAATTGCATAATGCAGCTGCACAAATTATTAGATGATCCGAGCCGAATCGACAATGTACTTAAATTGATACATAGTTTGGAACCGAAAATCGTGACACTGGTGGAGCAAGACACGAACCACAACCAACCCGAATTTTCGGACAGATTTAGGGAAGCCTTGTACTACTACTCAACAATGTTCGACTCATTAGAGGCGTGCAAGGGACCTCAAAAATGGTTAGCGGAAATCCATGTACAGAGAGAAATATGTAATGTGGTGTGTTGTATTGAAATGCACGAGACGTTAGCTAACTGGAAGGAAATGATGGATAAAAATGGGTTCACACCTGTCTACCTAGGCACCAATGCATATAAGCAAGCCAGCATGTTATTGACTGTGTTTTCAGCACAAGGGGGTTACAGTGTGGATGAAAGTGAAGGGTGTTTAAAATTAGGCTGGCATAATCGTCCTCTCATTGCGGCATCGGCTTGGCGCCCCAATTCTAAGATGTAA